One segment of Gordonia terrae DNA contains the following:
- the prfB gene encoding peptide chain release factor 2, translated as MHPDVTADLESLDATLTTVEKVLDLEELRRRIDELEMQASDPDLWNDQDHAQKVTSELSHAQSELRKVSELRQRLEDLPVLYELADAEEGDDKVAALADADAERESLRTDIQAMEVKTMLAGEYDSRDAVVNIRSGAGGVDAADWAQMLMRMYIRWAEQKGYGVEVYDTSYAEEAGLKSATFAVKAPYMYGTLSVEQGTHRLVRISPFDNQSRRQTSFAEVEVLPVVETTDHIDVDENDIKVDVYRSSGPGGQSVNTTDSAVRLTHIPTGIVVTCQNEKSQLQNKASAMRVLQAKLLDRKRQEERAELDALKGDGGSSWGNQMRSYVLHPYQMVKDLRTGVEDNNPTSVLDGELDKFIEAGIRWRMATTEA; from the coding sequence GTGCATCCCGACGTGACCGCAGACCTCGAATCCCTCGACGCCACCTTGACCACCGTGGAGAAGGTGCTCGACCTCGAAGAGCTGCGCCGTCGCATCGACGAGCTCGAGATGCAGGCCTCGGACCCGGACCTGTGGAACGACCAGGACCATGCCCAGAAGGTCACCAGCGAGCTGTCGCACGCGCAATCCGAACTCCGGAAGGTCTCCGAGCTGCGCCAGCGGCTCGAGGATCTCCCCGTGCTGTACGAGCTCGCCGATGCCGAAGAGGGTGACGACAAGGTCGCCGCCCTGGCCGACGCCGATGCCGAGCGCGAGAGTCTGCGGACCGACATCCAGGCGATGGAGGTCAAGACGATGCTCGCCGGCGAGTACGACTCGCGCGACGCGGTCGTCAACATCCGCTCGGGTGCCGGCGGCGTCGACGCCGCGGACTGGGCACAGATGCTGATGCGCATGTACATCCGGTGGGCCGAGCAGAAGGGGTACGGGGTCGAGGTCTACGACACGTCCTACGCCGAGGAGGCGGGCCTCAAGAGCGCGACCTTCGCGGTGAAGGCCCCGTACATGTACGGCACTCTCTCCGTCGAGCAGGGCACCCATCGACTCGTGCGCATCAGTCCGTTCGACAACCAGAGTCGGCGCCAGACGTCGTTCGCCGAGGTCGAGGTGCTGCCGGTGGTCGAGACGACCGACCACATCGACGTCGACGAGAACGACATCAAGGTCGACGTGTACCGGTCCTCCGGCCCCGGCGGGCAGTCGGTCAACACGACCGACTCCGCGGTCCGCCTCACGCACATCCCGACCGGGATCGTCGTGACGTGTCAGAACGAGAAGAGCCAGCTGCAGAACAAGGCGTCGGCGATGCGCGTCCTGCAGGCCAAACTCCTCGACCGCAAGCGGCAAGAGGAACGCGCCGAACTCGATGCCCTGAAGGGTGACGGTGGCTCGAGCTGGGGCAACCAGATGCGCTCGTACGTGCTGCACCCGTACCAGATGGTGAAGGACCTGCGGACGGGCGTCGAGGACAACAACCCCACATCCGTGCTCGACGGCGAGCTGGACAAGTTCATCGAGGCCGGGATCCGCTGGCGGATGGCGACCACCGAAGCGTGA
- the crcB gene encoding fluoride efflux transporter CrcB, with product MQRDEHRELPVDPDERPLHLRVHALAWVFAGGLIGTGVRYWAEEMIPAQHGHWPWATFGVNIVGAFILGSLLELLARLGHDEGWRQRIRLFGGTGICGALTTYSTFALEITELTRASAVVTALTYAVVSVVLGLAAAACGIAFAARAARA from the coding sequence GTGCAGCGAGACGAGCACCGTGAACTCCCCGTCGACCCAGACGAACGTCCGCTCCACCTCCGGGTGCATGCGCTCGCCTGGGTGTTCGCCGGGGGACTGATCGGCACGGGCGTACGGTACTGGGCGGAGGAGATGATCCCCGCCCAGCACGGGCACTGGCCGTGGGCGACGTTCGGGGTCAACATCGTCGGCGCGTTCATCCTGGGGTCGCTCTTGGAATTGCTTGCCCGACTCGGTCACGACGAGGGGTGGCGCCAGCGCATACGCCTCTTCGGGGGTACCGGCATCTGCGGAGCGCTGACCACGTACAGCACCTTCGCGCTGGAGATCACCGAACTCACACGGGCGTCCGCGGTGGTGACCGCGCTGACCTACGCGGTTGTCAGCGTGGTACTCGGTCTCGCGGCGGCAGCCTGCGGGATCGCGTTCGCCGCCCGGGCGGCGCGGGCATGA
- a CDS encoding mechanosensitive ion channel family protein, which yields MITSAADLVLAAAPTPTEVLLGRVYVWLATSGLEIVIWILGAVLLARLIRWGADKYASRVDSRFSTSDLIVQTEDAKHRRALVDVVAWTLIVVIAIIVIIHALSVFGIPLSGLTGPTAVIGAALGFGAQRIVQDILAGFFVVAEKQYGYGDVVNLTVTGNAPAEGTVEDVTLRVTKLRTAEGEVITVPNGQIVKATNLSKDWARAVVDVPVPSEADIGMVNETLDRVGREFYALPRWHDLLLDAPSSLGVTSLELDAITVRMVTRTLPGKQFEVGRALRVHIIRALAREGINVPAREVRSAGGPPATHADQGNRDGGD from the coding sequence GTGATCACCTCAGCCGCCGACCTCGTGCTGGCCGCTGCGCCGACCCCGACCGAAGTTCTGCTCGGCCGGGTCTACGTCTGGTTGGCGACGAGCGGACTCGAGATCGTCATCTGGATCCTGGGTGCCGTGCTCCTGGCCCGGCTGATCCGCTGGGGTGCCGACAAATACGCCTCGCGCGTGGATTCGCGGTTCTCGACCAGCGATCTCATCGTGCAGACCGAAGATGCGAAGCACCGACGGGCACTGGTCGACGTCGTCGCCTGGACGCTGATCGTGGTGATCGCGATCATCGTGATCATCCACGCACTGTCGGTGTTCGGCATCCCACTCAGCGGGTTGACCGGACCCACCGCGGTGATCGGCGCGGCACTCGGTTTCGGCGCGCAGCGCATCGTGCAGGACATCCTGGCCGGATTCTTCGTCGTGGCCGAGAAGCAGTACGGCTACGGCGACGTGGTCAACCTGACGGTGACGGGTAACGCGCCGGCCGAGGGCACCGTGGAGGACGTCACGCTCCGGGTGACCAAGCTGCGTACCGCCGAGGGAGAGGTCATCACCGTTCCCAACGGTCAGATCGTCAAGGCGACCAACCTCTCCAAGGATTGGGCACGCGCCGTCGTGGACGTCCCGGTCCCGTCCGAGGCCGACATCGGGATGGTCAACGAGACGCTCGATCGGGTCGGCCGTGAGTTCTACGCGTTGCCGCGCTGGCACGACCTCCTGCTCGACGCGCCGTCGTCGCTCGGCGTCACCAGCCTCGAGCTCGACGCGATCACCGTGCGCATGGTGACGCGCACCCTGCCGGGCAAACAGTTCGAGGTCGGGCGCGCGCTGCGTGTGCACATCATCCGGGCGCTGGCGCGGGAGGGGATCAACGTCCCCGCACGTGAGGTGCGGTCCGCGGGAGGTCCGCCGGCGACGCACGCCGACCAGGGCAACCGGGACGGGGGAGACTGA
- a CDS encoding MBL fold metallo-hydrolase, protein MQITHFGHSCLLVEIDGTKVLFDPGNFSHGFDGISGLDAILITHQHPDHCDVAKLPDLVAANPDAILYADPQTTKQLNGDAVAGEWTAARSGDQIGIGSLTARFTGGRHAVIHPEIPVIDNVAYVLGTAEQPGQFMHPGDSFYIPFEQVDVLALPSAAPWMKLSESVDYLRAMAPRVAVPIHQAILSDAGSGIHYGRLADMKDDATEFTVLDKEHATQV, encoded by the coding sequence ATGCAGATCACCCACTTCGGCCATTCCTGTCTGCTCGTCGAGATCGACGGGACCAAGGTGCTCTTCGATCCGGGGAACTTCTCGCACGGGTTCGACGGCATCAGCGGCCTCGACGCCATTCTGATCACCCATCAGCATCCCGACCATTGCGACGTCGCGAAGCTGCCCGATCTCGTCGCGGCCAACCCCGACGCGATCCTGTACGCCGATCCGCAGACGACGAAACAGCTCAACGGCGACGCCGTGGCCGGCGAGTGGACGGCCGCCCGCAGCGGCGATCAGATCGGGATCGGTTCGCTCACCGCACGTTTCACCGGCGGCCGGCACGCGGTCATCCATCCCGAGATCCCGGTGATCGACAACGTCGCCTACGTCCTGGGTACCGCCGAGCAGCCGGGGCAGTTCATGCATCCCGGTGATTCGTTCTACATCCCGTTCGAGCAGGTGGACGTCCTCGCGCTGCCGTCGGCCGCTCCGTGGATGAAACTCAGCGAGTCGGTCGACTACCTGAGGGCGATGGCACCCCGGGTCGCGGTGCCGATCCATCAGGCGATCCTGTCCGACGCCGGTAGTGGAATCCATTACGGACGACTCGCCGACATGAAGGACGACGCGACCGAGTTCACGGTGCTGGACAAGGAACACGCCACGCAGGTGTGA
- a CDS encoding acyl-CoA dehydrogenase family protein codes for MTTHTEPRDTSAVGRNPHPRNFIGTAMRVLTTVTGSEFAEKYNIREPINRIAYQGTKTGFQTLGAANRAFKAAQGGGSGQAKRLTSAPKDYFNLTPDDEQQMIAETVKEFATELLRPAAHDADAAAAAPEELVARSAELGITMINVPEEFDGAASERGVVTNALVAEAMAYGDMGLALPLLAPSGVATTLTNFGTDEQQRTYLPDFAGENVPQSAVVIAEPRPLFDAFALSTKATRVPSGFRLNGVKSFVPAAGSSELFLVGAQLDGKPALFIVESDTNGLIVEADPGMGVRAAGMGRLLLQDVAVPASAIVAGEGDAAAAAYRDVVRLSRLGWSALAAGTARAVLDYVIPYVNEREAFGEPISNRQAVAFMVATMATEVDSIRLVTLRGAARAEQGLSFAREAALARKLTIDKGLQIGLDGVQLLGGHGFTKEHPVERWYRDLRGAGIGEGIVVL; via the coding sequence ATGACAACTCACACCGAACCGCGCGACACCTCCGCAGTCGGCCGCAACCCGCACCCGCGCAACTTCATCGGCACCGCGATGCGCGTCCTGACCACGGTGACGGGCTCGGAGTTCGCCGAGAAGTACAACATCCGCGAACCGATCAACCGCATCGCCTACCAGGGCACCAAGACCGGGTTCCAGACCCTGGGTGCGGCGAACCGCGCCTTCAAGGCAGCCCAGGGCGGCGGGTCCGGCCAGGCCAAGCGGCTCACCAGCGCGCCGAAGGACTACTTCAACCTGACGCCCGACGACGAGCAGCAGATGATCGCCGAGACGGTGAAGGAGTTCGCCACCGAACTCCTGCGCCCGGCGGCCCACGACGCCGACGCCGCGGCAGCAGCGCCCGAGGAGCTCGTCGCACGCTCGGCCGAGCTCGGCATCACGATGATCAACGTCCCCGAGGAGTTCGACGGCGCCGCGTCCGAGCGTGGTGTGGTGACCAACGCACTGGTCGCCGAGGCGATGGCCTACGGCGACATGGGACTCGCGCTCCCCCTCCTCGCGCCGAGCGGTGTCGCCACCACGCTCACCAACTTCGGCACCGACGAGCAACAGCGCACCTACCTACCCGACTTCGCCGGCGAGAACGTGCCGCAGTCGGCGGTCGTCATCGCCGAACCGCGCCCCCTCTTCGACGCGTTCGCGTTGAGCACCAAGGCAACTCGCGTACCAAGCGGATTCCGGCTGAACGGCGTCAAGTCGTTCGTCCCGGCCGCCGGATCGTCGGAACTGTTCCTCGTCGGCGCGCAGCTCGACGGCAAGCCCGCGCTGTTCATCGTCGAGTCCGACACCAACGGACTCATCGTCGAGGCCGATCCCGGGATGGGCGTGCGGGCGGCGGGTATGGGTCGTCTGCTGCTGCAGGACGTCGCCGTCCCCGCATCCGCCATCGTCGCCGGTGAGGGCGATGCCGCGGCGGCCGCATACCGCGATGTCGTGCGCCTCTCGCGCCTCGGCTGGTCGGCGCTGGCCGCCGGCACCGCACGCGCCGTCCTCGACTACGTCATCCCCTACGTCAACGAGCGTGAGGCCTTCGGCGAGCCGATCTCCAACCGCCAGGCGGTGGCCTTCATGGTCGCCACGATGGCCACCGAGGTCGACTCGATCCGCCTCGTCACGCTGCGTGGCGCCGCCCGCGCCGAGCAGGGCCTGTCCTTCGCCCGCGAAGCCGCACTGGCTCGCAAGCTGACCATCGACAAGGGACTGCAGATCGGTCTCGACGGCGTCCAGCTACTGGGCGGCCACGGGTTCACCAAGGAGCACCCCGTCGAGCGCTGGTACCGCGACCTCCGCGGCGCCGGCATCGGCGAAGGCATCGTCGTCCTCTGA
- a CDS encoding TetR/AcrR family transcriptional regulator, translating into MAARDQLIEATADLMRRHGVAGTAISDILESSGVARRSIYLNFPGGKSELVAATTRSVGDTITALLTDIVAEPDPIMAFAEMWSAALSATDFEGGCPVVAAALGRLSAPEAAAAATEVFDEWRGLIERRLLDDGVAPDVTASLAATIVAAIEGAVVLAEAAQTTTPLIQVATHLNELVALHRPKSDDTRSE; encoded by the coding sequence ATGGCAGCGCGCGACCAATTGATCGAGGCGACCGCAGATCTCATGCGACGGCACGGCGTCGCGGGCACCGCCATCTCGGACATCCTCGAGAGCAGTGGTGTCGCCCGGCGATCCATCTACCTCAACTTCCCGGGCGGCAAGTCGGAATTGGTGGCGGCGACGACGCGCAGTGTGGGCGACACGATCACCGCACTCCTCACCGACATCGTCGCCGAGCCCGATCCGATCATGGCGTTCGCCGAGATGTGGTCGGCAGCGTTGTCCGCGACCGACTTCGAGGGCGGGTGCCCCGTGGTGGCCGCCGCACTGGGCCGCCTCTCGGCACCGGAGGCGGCGGCCGCGGCCACCGAGGTCTTCGACGAATGGCGAGGCCTGATCGAGCGCCGGTTACTGGATGACGGCGTCGCGCCCGACGTGACCGCTTCGCTGGCCGCCACCATCGTCGCGGCGATCGAGGGTGCGGTGGTCCTCGCCGAGGCCGCACAGACCACCACGCCGCTGATCCAGGTGGCGACTCATCTCAACGAGCTCGTCGCCCTGCACCGACCGAAATCGGACGACACCCGGAGCGAGTGA
- a CDS encoding DUF2752 domain-containing protein, giving the protein MTLDHRREQGLSATQVVGATTVAVAGAAALGAACVFTPGGVDNGPQLCPFAVMTGLPCPGCGLTRSWVALMHGDVGSAFTFNVFGPVFLVLTAVTVVTATLTLVRRRGAPLSTWRDLVLGPVGAVLLGVWLTYGVVRILDAAFGWGVFPIVV; this is encoded by the coding sequence ATGACCCTCGATCACCGCCGCGAACAGGGCTTATCGGCCACTCAGGTGGTGGGTGCGACAACCGTCGCGGTGGCCGGCGCGGCCGCACTCGGTGCCGCCTGCGTGTTCACCCCGGGCGGTGTCGACAACGGGCCGCAGCTCTGCCCGTTCGCGGTGATGACCGGCCTTCCGTGTCCCGGCTGTGGCCTCACTCGTAGCTGGGTGGCGCTCATGCACGGCGACGTCGGGTCGGCGTTCACGTTCAATGTGTTCGGACCGGTGTTCCTGGTGCTGACCGCCGTGACCGTGGTGACCGCGACCCTCACCCTGGTGCGCCGTCGCGGGGCGCCGCTGTCCACGTGGCGCGACCTCGTACTCGGCCCGGTCGGTGCCGTTCTGCTGGGAGTGTGGCTCACCTACGGTGTCGTGCGCATTCTCGACGCTGCGTTCGGTTGGGGAGTCTTCCCGATCGTCGTGTGA
- the crcB gene encoding fluoride efflux transporter CrcB: MIALAVMVAGALGAVTRFVVDGAVRHRWPTTTPWGTFAINVSGSALLGVLAGVVVFHGAPHEWQLIAGTGFCGGYTTFSTASFETVRLVQRNDRWRAGAYAIGTLVASVTACAAGMWVAWLV; encoded by the coding sequence ATGATCGCGCTGGCCGTGATGGTGGCGGGGGCGCTCGGTGCGGTCACCCGGTTCGTCGTCGACGGAGCGGTCAGACACCGATGGCCGACGACCACGCCGTGGGGCACGTTCGCGATCAACGTCAGCGGTTCGGCGTTGCTGGGTGTGCTCGCGGGGGTCGTGGTCTTCCACGGGGCGCCACACGAGTGGCAGCTGATCGCCGGCACCGGGTTCTGCGGTGGCTACACGACATTCAGCACCGCCTCGTTCGAGACGGTACGGCTGGTGCAGCGGAACGACCGGTGGCGGGCCGGGGCGTACGCCATCGGAACACTCGTCGCGTCGGTGACCGCGTGCGCAGCCGGCATGTGGGTCGCCTGGCTCGTCTGA
- a CDS encoding acyl-CoA dehydrogenase family protein produces the protein MSINLELPKKLRVTVDQAHQAAAEIFRPISRKYDLREHDYPVELDTLASLYDGLSETGQAGAGADGGRSQQKKEKPRAEGAVVNGGNMQSVVNVIETSWGDVGLMLSIPYQGLGNSAIAAVSTDEQLERFGKVWAAMAITEPGFGSDSAAVSTTATLDGDEYVINGEKIYVTAGSRATHIVVWATVDKSAGRAAIKSFVVPRTHPGVTVERLEHKLGIKVSDTAAIRFENCRIPKENLLGSPEVDTKKGFGGVMQTFDNTRPLVAGMAVGVTRAALEELRRILDEAGIEVDYDRPAADQHAAAAEFLRMEADFEAAYLHTMRAAWMADNKQPNSTEASMSKAKAGRTATDVTNKVVELTGTLGYSERLLVEKWARDSKILDIFEGTQQIQNLIIARRVLNKSSAELK, from the coding sequence ATGAGCATCAATCTCGAACTCCCGAAGAAGCTGCGCGTCACCGTCGATCAGGCACACCAGGCGGCGGCCGAGATCTTCCGGCCCATCTCGCGCAAGTACGACCTCCGCGAGCACGACTACCCCGTCGAACTCGACACTCTCGCAAGCCTGTACGACGGTCTGTCCGAGACCGGCCAGGCCGGTGCGGGCGCGGACGGCGGTCGTAGTCAGCAGAAGAAGGAGAAGCCCCGGGCCGAGGGCGCCGTGGTCAACGGCGGCAACATGCAGTCCGTCGTCAACGTCATCGAAACGTCCTGGGGCGACGTCGGACTCATGCTGAGCATCCCGTATCAGGGTCTCGGCAACTCGGCGATCGCCGCCGTGTCCACCGACGAGCAGCTCGAACGCTTCGGCAAGGTGTGGGCGGCCATGGCCATCACCGAACCCGGCTTCGGCTCCGATTCGGCCGCCGTCTCGACCACCGCCACTCTCGACGGTGACGAGTACGTCATCAACGGCGAGAAGATCTACGTGACCGCCGGGTCGCGCGCCACCCACATCGTCGTCTGGGCGACCGTCGACAAGAGCGCCGGCCGCGCCGCCATCAAGAGTTTCGTGGTCCCGCGGACGCATCCGGGCGTCACAGTCGAACGTCTCGAGCACAAGCTCGGCATCAAGGTCTCCGACACCGCCGCGATCCGCTTCGAGAACTGCCGCATCCCCAAGGAGAACCTGCTCGGTTCACCCGAGGTGGACACCAAGAAGGGGTTCGGCGGGGTCATGCAGACCTTCGACAACACCCGTCCCCTGGTGGCGGGTATGGCGGTGGGTGTGACCCGGGCGGCTCTCGAGGAGTTGCGCCGGATCCTCGACGAGGCCGGCATCGAGGTCGATTACGATCGCCCCGCCGCCGACCAGCACGCTGCCGCGGCCGAATTCCTGCGCATGGAAGCCGATTTCGAGGCCGCCTACCTCCACACGATGCGGGCCGCGTGGATGGCCGACAACAAGCAGCCGAACTCCACCGAGGCGTCGATGTCGAAGGCCAAGGCCGGACGCACCGCCACCGACGTCACCAACAAGGTCGTCGAACTGACCGGCACCCTCGGCTACTCGGAGCGGCTCCTCGTCGAGAAGTGGGCGCGTGACTCCAAGATCCTCGACATCTTCGAGGGGACCCAGCAGATCCAGAACCTGATCATCGCGCGGCGTGTGCTGAACAAGAGCAGCGCCGAGCTCAAGTGA
- a CDS encoding nitroreductase family deazaflavin-dependent oxidoreductase — translation MTDTVTLSAPLTLPSGQVLPNRIMKAALSEGLGDADAGPDARLERLYSRWAAGSYGLVITGNVMVDRRYLGEPGNVVVEDDRHLDALTRWAKTTQDGGSPIWMQINHPGRQANPLTTEGRVVAPSAVRLAIPGVPTPRALAEAEIEDIITRFATTAAVAETAGFDGVQIHGAHGYLLSQFLSPLANRREDRWGGSIENRARFALEVVRAVRAAVRPGFGVGIKLNSADFQRGGFSEEESRTVIALLAAEALDLIEISGGSYESPAMIGRPVQSASTREREAYFLEYAVTVRELAAGIPLAVTGGFRTHTAMAAAIAEGACDIVGIGRPTVTAPTAARDVMTGDADRLTSQQQRLPLPARLSSAATARSLEGALDLQWHTDQLHRMAGGGDPDPTRALWRTAVTTVRRNGIGALRSTRNVTSADARAVRKFRFERWVGRHLANPAVAVLNRLGIGTHLATDLETVGRRSGLARTVPVSAAFDADGAWVISQHGKRSGWGINITANATVRIRQGRQWRTGTAQFVPDDDVAARVRSFATRPLFAGLTSAGFRALQSDPISVRITFTD, via the coding sequence ATGACCGACACGGTGACACTGTCCGCACCCTTGACGCTTCCGTCGGGCCAGGTTCTGCCGAACCGGATCATGAAAGCGGCTCTGAGCGAGGGGCTGGGCGACGCGGACGCCGGCCCGGACGCTCGTCTGGAGCGTCTCTACTCCCGTTGGGCCGCAGGCTCTTACGGTCTCGTCATCACCGGCAACGTGATGGTCGACCGCCGGTATCTCGGGGAACCCGGGAACGTCGTGGTCGAAGACGACCGTCACCTCGACGCGCTCACGCGCTGGGCGAAGACCACCCAGGACGGTGGATCACCCATCTGGATGCAGATCAATCATCCGGGGCGGCAGGCCAATCCGCTGACGACCGAGGGGCGTGTGGTGGCCCCGTCGGCGGTCCGGTTGGCCATCCCCGGGGTGCCGACGCCTCGTGCGCTCGCCGAGGCCGAGATCGAGGACATCATCACGCGGTTCGCCACCACCGCCGCAGTGGCCGAGACCGCGGGTTTCGACGGTGTGCAGATCCACGGTGCCCACGGATACCTGCTGTCGCAGTTCCTCTCGCCGCTGGCCAACCGGCGCGAGGATCGGTGGGGCGGCTCCATCGAGAACCGGGCCCGCTTCGCCCTCGAGGTCGTCCGAGCGGTGCGCGCCGCCGTCCGGCCGGGTTTCGGTGTCGGCATCAAACTGAACTCCGCGGACTTCCAGCGCGGTGGATTCTCGGAGGAGGAGTCGCGCACCGTGATCGCGCTGCTCGCGGCGGAGGCGCTCGATCTCATCGAGATCAGCGGCGGGAGCTACGAGTCCCCCGCGATGATAGGGCGACCTGTCCAGTCGGCGAGCACGCGCGAGCGGGAGGCGTACTTCCTCGAGTACGCCGTCACCGTCCGCGAACTCGCCGCCGGGATCCCGCTGGCCGTCACCGGCGGTTTCCGCACGCACACGGCCATGGCGGCGGCGATCGCCGAGGGCGCGTGCGACATCGTCGGGATCGGCCGGCCGACGGTGACCGCGCCGACGGCGGCAAGGGACGTGATGACCGGCGACGCCGATCGTCTGACATCACAACAGCAGCGGTTGCCGCTTCCGGCCCGGTTGTCCAGCGCCGCGACGGCCCGGTCTCTGGAGGGGGCACTCGATCTCCAGTGGCACACCGACCAACTGCACCGGATGGCCGGCGGCGGAGACCCGGACCCCACCCGTGCGCTGTGGCGGACCGCGGTGACGACGGTACGGCGCAACGGGATCGGCGCGTTGCGGAGCACCCGGAACGTGACCTCGGCCGACGCCAGGGCGGTCCGGAAGTTCCGGTTCGAGCGATGGGTCGGACGCCACCTCGCCAATCCGGCTGTGGCCGTGCTCAATCGACTCGGGATCGGCACCCACCTGGCAACGGATCTGGAGACCGTCGGCCGCAGATCCGGTCTGGCTCGCACGGTTCCGGTGTCGGCCGCCTTCGACGCCGACGGCGCGTGGGTCATCAGTCAGCATGGCAAGCGCTCGGGATGGGGGATCAACATCACGGCGAATGCGACGGTGCGCATCCGCCAGGGCCGTCAGTGGCGCACGGGGACTGCGCAGTTCGTCCCCGACGACGACGTGGCCGCACGGGTGCGTTCCTTCGCGACCCGCCCCCTGTTCGCCGGTCTGACCTCGGCCGGGTTCCGCGCGCTCCAGAGTGACCCGATCTCGGTGCGGATCACCTTCACCGACTGA
- a CDS encoding DUF6790 family protein, with translation MLDAAVRTAIRLVPFVGIVGTIIATVVDAFTPGGDLGRDLLENSVLWTIGVQGWMTGCGHMFVGEPIAESIGWPPKTPWQWEVGLASLATGVLGVIASGFGDEFTLATIIAFSVFYLGAAVGHVREMVTRRNFTAGNAGPIFFFDVLVPIYLIVLYVIVT, from the coding sequence GTGCTAGACGCCGCGGTGCGCACCGCGATCCGGCTCGTACCGTTCGTCGGGATCGTCGGCACGATCATCGCCACTGTCGTCGACGCGTTCACTCCCGGCGGTGATCTGGGCCGGGACCTGCTCGAGAACTCCGTGTTGTGGACGATCGGCGTCCAGGGATGGATGACCGGCTGCGGTCACATGTTCGTCGGCGAGCCGATCGCCGAGTCGATCGGGTGGCCCCCGAAGACGCCGTGGCAGTGGGAGGTGGGTCTCGCCAGTCTCGCGACGGGTGTGCTGGGCGTGATCGCCTCGGGTTTCGGTGACGAGTTCACCCTGGCCACCATCATCGCGTTCTCGGTGTTCTACCTGGGCGCCGCCGTGGGCCACGTGCGGGAGATGGTGACCCGCCGGAATTTCACGGCGGGCAACGCCGGACCCATCTTCTTCTTCGACGTGCTCGTTCCGATCTATCTGATCGTGTTGTACGTGATCGTCACGTAG
- the hisN gene encoding histidinol-phosphatase, producing the protein MSVPPGPTKYSDDVELALSLADSADALTMDRFGAVDLRVDDKPDLTPVSDADLACETMIRERLAARRPTDTVLGEEFGGDAALSGRQWVVDPIDGTKNFVRGVPVWATLIALLIDGVPTVGVISAPALRRRWWAATGLGAHARFDDEDVRRLSVSGVADLGSASLAFSSLSGWADRGMRDRFVDLTDRVWRVRGYGDFFNYCLVAEGAVDITAEPEVSLWDLAPLDVLVREAGGRFTALDGTPGPAGGSAVASNGLLHDEVVEALRA; encoded by the coding sequence ATGTCCGTCCCTCCCGGCCCGACGAAGTACAGCGACGACGTCGAACTCGCACTCTCACTCGCCGACTCCGCCGACGCGCTGACGATGGACCGGTTCGGGGCGGTCGATCTCCGCGTCGACGACAAGCCGGACCTCACACCCGTATCCGACGCCGATCTCGCCTGCGAGACGATGATCCGCGAACGGCTCGCGGCGCGCCGGCCCACCGACACCGTTCTCGGCGAGGAGTTCGGCGGCGACGCCGCACTGTCCGGACGGCAATGGGTCGTCGATCCCATCGACGGCACCAAGAACTTCGTGCGCGGCGTCCCGGTGTGGGCCACCCTGATCGCGCTTCTCATCGACGGCGTGCCGACGGTCGGCGTGATCTCGGCGCCTGCCCTTCGCCGACGCTGGTGGGCGGCAACGGGTCTCGGCGCCCATGCCCGGTTCGACGACGAAGATGTGCGTCGCCTGTCGGTGTCCGGGGTCGCCGACCTCGGGTCGGCGAGCCTGGCGTTCTCGAGCCTGTCCGGGTGGGCCGACCGCGGTATGCGGGACCGGTTCGTCGACCTCACCGACCGGGTGTGGCGCGTGCGCGGTTACGGCGACTTCTTCAACTACTGCCTCGTCGCCGAGGGCGCGGTCGACATCACCGCCGAACCCGAGGTCTCGCTGTGGGACCTGGCACCCCTCGACGTCCTGGTGCGCGAGGCGGGCGGACGCTTCACCGCGCTCGACGGCACACCCGGACCCGCCGGCGGTAGTGCGGTGGCCAGCAACGGGCTGCTCCACGACGAGGTCGTCGAGGCCCTGCGCGCCTGA